Below is a genomic region from Mycolicibacter hiberniae.
TGTGGCGCTGCCGCACCACCTTCAACTGCACGGACGCCTGCCCCCGCGGAATCGAGATCACCAAGGCGATCCAGGAGGTCAAACGGGCGCTGATGTTCGCTCGCTGATCCTCTGCCGCGATCCAACGTGCAAGCCCCCAATTTCACTACGAAATGGGGGCTTTCACATTTGGCAACCACCACCGTGATAGGACACTGACCATGCACTGGTACACCGGCAACACGGTCTATGACACCGTCCTGACCGCAGCGTTCGGATTCGCGGCGTTCGTCATCATCGGCGGCTTCTTCGGCCAGAGCTCCTACGGCCGGTTCTCGTCGACCAAGCTGGGGTTCAACCTGAACCCGAAGTTCGGCTGGTGGCTGATGGAGATCCCGGCGACCGTGGTGTTCGCGGTCGCCTACCTCAGCGGGCCGGCCCGCTTCGAGCCGACGTCGCTGGTGCTGGCCGGCATCTGGGCGCTGCACTACGCCAATCGCGGCTGGTTCTTCCCGCTGGCGATCCGCCAGGTCCCCGGCAAACGCAGCACCTTCAACGTCTCGGTGGTGGTGATGGGCATGCTCGTCACCTCCATGCACGGCTACCTCAACGGAGCGCTGTTCAGCCACAACTACTTCGGGCAGTACGGCACCGCGTGGCTGACCGACCCGCGGTTCCTGGTGGGCCTGGTGATCTACCTGTGCGGCTTTGCCCTGCTGGTCAACTCCGAGTCGATCGTGCGCAACCTGCGCGAGAAGAACAGTGCCGGTCGGCCCGCCGGCGCGGAGTACCGGATTCCGTTCGGCGGGGGCTTCCGGTTCGTCAGCAGCCCGGCCTATCTGGGCGAGATCGTCGCCTGGACGGGTTTCGCGATCCTCACCTGGGCGCTGCCGGGCGTCGCGATCCTGCTGATCACCGCCGGCAATCTGATCCCCCGCGCGCTGGGCACGCACCGCTGGTACCAGGAGAAGTTCCCCGACTACCCGGCCGATCGCAAGGCGCTGGTTCCCTTCCTGATCTGACGTTCGGCGAACGTGCACTCAGGCCGAGAATTGCCCAACATTTTCGGTCTGAGTACACGTTCGCGAGCCGGCCGCGCCGACCGAGCCGACCGAGCCGACCGAGCCGGCGGTGAGCCGAGCCGACCGCGGCCGCCTTGTCACACTTTGGCGGGCCGATTCGTCTAACGGGTATGACTACTCGAACACGAATCGAACCGCTGTCCCCCCGTCAGGCCAACCCGCTGGTGCGTGCGATGTACCGCTACACCAGACGGCGCTTCGGCGAGGTCCCCGAACCGTTCGCCGTCATCGCCCACCACCCGCGCCTGCTGCTGGCCAACGCCGTACACGAAGGGCTGCTGCAGTCCGCGTCGCGCACCCTGCCCGCCACGGTGCGTGAACTGGCGGTGTTCTGGACCGCCCGCACCATCGGCTGCTCGTGGTGCGTCGACTTCGGCGCCATGCTGACCCGGCTGGAGGGCCTGGATGTCGAGCGCCTCAAGGACATCGACAACTACGCTCACTCTGCGCTGTACACCGATGACGAACGGGCCGCGATCGCCTACGCCGATGCGGTGACCACCGACCCGCACGGTGTCACCGACGACCAGGTGGCCGACCTGCGGCGCCGCTTCGGTGACACCGGCGTCATCGAGCTGACCTACCAGATCGGGATCGAGAACATGCGGGCCCGGATGTACTCGGCGCTGGGCATCACCGAGCAGGGTTTCAACTCCGGGGACGCCTGCCGCGTGCCGTGGGCCTGACGGGCGGTCACCGTGGCCGCAACGGCGATCCGGTGAACTTGTCGGGGTTGGCGACATCCCAGATGGCCACCACCCGCCCGTCGCGCACCGTCATGGCGGTGACCCGCGGCATCAGCTCCGCCAGCCCGTCGACACCGGGCGCTCCGGGGGTGTAGGTGCCGAGCTCGCCGTTGACCAGCGCCAGCTGGTTCGCGGTGATCAGGGTGGGGCCGTAGCGGCGCGCCAGGCCAAGCAGCAACCGCGCCACCTTCTGCGGCCCCTGGACCACCCGCAGGACGGTCGGCGCCCGGCGATTCGCGTCGCCGGTGAACGTCACGTCGGGATGCAGCAGCGCCACCACGGCCGCCAGGTCACCGGCTGCCAGGGCGGCCATCAAAGACCCGACCGCTTCGGCGTGGCGCGGATCGGGTTCGGGCGGCGGATCGGCCGCCACGGCCTTGCGGGCCCGCGACGCCAATTGGCGGGCCGCGGCTTCGGTGGTGCCCAGCACCGCAGCCACCTCCGCGAACGGTACGGCGAACCCGTCGTGCAGCACGAAGGCCACCCGCTGATCGGGGGTCAGCCGCTCCAGCACGACCATCGCGGCAAACCGCGCGTCTTCGCCGGCCACCACCGCCGACAAGGGATCCGTGTCATCGAAGCCGGTCACCACCGGCTCGGGCAGCCACTCGCCGAAATAGGATTCGCGCCGCCGCGCGGCCGAGCGCAGCCGATCCAGACCCAGTCGGCTCACCACCGTGGTCAACCAGGCCCGCGGATCGGCGATGGTGTCCCGTTCGGCGGCGCTGAAGCGCAGCCAGGCATCTTGGACGATGTCCTCGGCATCGGCGAACAGGCCGGTGAGCCGGTAAGCCACCGCCAGCAGGTGCGGCCGCAACGCCTCGAAGTCCTCCACCGATGCCGTCATCGCCCACCAGCCTAGGCGGGTCGGCGCACGGTGAGGCCGGATAAACCCGAGCCCGGCCCGCGGCCGCCGCGGTAGCGCGGCGCACCGGGCCAGGCCACAATTGCGCGGTGCGCAAGCCACGTATCGACCCCGTCCGCTGGCAACCTCCACCGTCGCGCCCGCTGCCGCCGCCGGATCCGGCGCCGGAGCTGCGGCTGGTCCCGATTCCCGGCACCGCGCCCGAGGACGTCGTGGCCGCCGCCGACGGCACCATCTGGACCGGCGTCGAAGACGGCCGGATCATCGCCGTCGGCGCGGACGGCACGGCGCCGCGGGTGGTGACCGACACCGGCGGGCGCCCGCTGGGACTGGCCTTCACCGGCGACGGGCGGCTGCTGATCTGCGACAGCCACCGCGGCCTGCTGCGCTATGACCCGCAGACCGC
It encodes:
- a CDS encoding sigma-70 family RNA polymerase sigma factor, translated to MTASVEDFEALRPHLLAVAYRLTGLFADAEDIVQDAWLRFSAAERDTIADPRAWLTTVVSRLGLDRLRSAARRRESYFGEWLPEPVVTGFDDTDPLSAVVAGEDARFAAMVVLERLTPDQRVAFVLHDGFAVPFAEVAAVLGTTEAAARQLASRARKAVAADPPPEPDPRHAEAVGSLMAALAAGDLAAVVALLHPDVTFTGDANRRAPTVLRVVQGPQKVARLLLGLARRYGPTLITANQLALVNGELGTYTPGAPGVDGLAELMPRVTAMTVRDGRVVAIWDVANPDKFTGSPLRPR
- a CDS encoding phosphatidylethanolamine N-methyltransferase family domain-containing protein — encoded protein: MHWYTGNTVYDTVLTAAFGFAAFVIIGGFFGQSSYGRFSSTKLGFNLNPKFGWWLMEIPATVVFAVAYLSGPARFEPTSLVLAGIWALHYANRGWFFPLAIRQVPGKRSTFNVSVVVMGMLVTSMHGYLNGALFSHNYFGQYGTAWLTDPRFLVGLVIYLCGFALLVNSESIVRNLREKNSAGRPAGAEYRIPFGGGFRFVSSPAYLGEIVAWTGFAILTWALPGVAILLITAGNLIPRALGTHRWYQEKFPDYPADRKALVPFLI